One Candidatus Omnitrophota bacterium genomic region harbors:
- a CDS encoding DUF3592 domain-containing protein produces MRRRKQGIACLRLFGFVILLFYGLIIKNQVKVYLFFNMTEGEIIDAYINDELIPDDNYYFPVVEYSYIVNGKVYENNRIGVYRFGFGSRFRAQKWIDKYPIHMKVPVYYNPQKPQSSVLLCGLISPYIKAMFGLMLLLLSLWLSHNERAGGKGNVLFP; encoded by the coding sequence ATGAGAAGAAGAAAACAAGGTATAGCATGCCTTCGATTATTCGGATTTGTTATACTTCTGTTTTATGGATTGATTATTAAGAATCAAGTTAAGGTATATTTGTTCTTCAATATGACGGAAGGAGAAATAATAGACGCATATATCAATGATGAATTGATTCCCGATGATAATTATTATTTTCCTGTCGTAGAGTATTCTTATATTGTCAATGGAAAGGTATACGAAAATAATAGAATAGGAGTATATCGCTTTGGTTTTGGCTCAAGATTTCGTGCGCAAAAGTGGATTGATAAGTATCCAATACATATGAAAGTACCTGTTTATTATAATCCCCAAAAACCCCAATCATCTGTTTTGCTTTGCGGGCTTATATCTCCTTACATAAAAGCGATGTTTGGGTTGATGTTATTGCTACTCAGCTTATGGCTTTCACATAATGAAAGGGCGGGCGGTAAGGGCAATGTTTTATTCCCTTGA